One Punica granatum isolate Tunisia-2019 chromosome 3, ASM765513v2, whole genome shotgun sequence genomic window carries:
- the LOC116200616 gene encoding agamous-like MADS-box protein AGL61 — translation MKRIEDDDDRLVTFSKRRSGIYKKASELVTLCGAEVGVVIFSPRGKPFSFGHPSIQAVANRFLNRNITSVSDHKIQTMVDAHQRMRMDQNVEYLNQLVDLLDAEKNRGKTLSRIARATREGRSHAHWELGWWEQPLDELSLHELKKVALSMEAFYRDLRNCLNHPIDVASLSLPNPMADLTAIDDPANVKEVQD, via the coding sequence ATGAAAAGAatagaagatgatgatgatcgcCTAGTCACATTCTCAAAGCGTAGGTCCGGCATATATAAAAAGGCAAGTGAACTCGTTACTCTTTGTGGTGCAGAGGTTGGGGTTGTTATCTTCTCACCAAGGGGGAAGCCCTTCTCATTTGGGCACCCTTCTATCCAAGCAGTCGCAAACCGATTCTTAAATCGGAATATCACTTCAGTCTCAGATCACAAGATTCAAACCATGGTCGATGCCCATCAAAGAATGAGGATGGACCAAAACGTTGAGTACCTCAATCAACTCGTGGATCTGCTAGATGCTGAGAAGAATAGAGGGAAAACCCTGTCAAGGATAGCTCGCGCGACGAGGGAAGGCCGGAGTCATGCTCATTGGGAGCTTGGGTGGTGGGAGCAGCCTCTTGATGAGCTCTCACTACACGAGCTGAAGAAAGTGGCATTGTCTATGGAAGCATTTTATAGGGACCTCCGTAACTGCCTGAACCACCCAATTGATGTAGCTTCCCTTAGCCTTCCCAATCCAATGGCCGATCTCACGGCCATAGATGATCCGGCTAATGTGAAGGAGGTTCAGGATTAA
- the LOC116200950 gene encoding uncharacterized protein LOC116200950, which yields MKMIGSPSVGGSKRRLSSGRGLGGALREQRAKLYIIRRCVVMLLCWHD from the coding sequence atgaagatgatcggAAGCCCTTCGGTCGGAGGGTCGAAGAGGAGGCTCTCTTCGGGAAGGGGGCTCGGCGGTGCCCTTCGAGAGCAAAGGGCTAAGCTCTACATCATTAGAAGATGCGTTGTCATGCTCCTCTGCTGGCATGACTGA